The Euwallacea fornicatus isolate EFF26 chromosome 3, ASM4011564v1, whole genome shotgun sequence genome has a segment encoding these proteins:
- the LOC136350786 gene encoding uncharacterized protein — MGNIGSHSTQISGNRLDRFWTPHQHTIRTCPKINSQVKVLPDPDGRPRLRPTNNGEILQSGGTLSGRPKLPLKDVPPRAYACGQSLLFSKVDNRSHHYKSSQGRLNSQFKSYKSEPDLRTPSSVNHLGKENRSKKKYKAPAPPNGKREARVTSLHDDDVEDFPQRRTRLFKTRVETKKESSQITSNSDQFDNKPDIIEEKILANQNTAIYARPNRLSLPAFNLIEPSVDFKEELKQATSRLHGPVSPDHQTSLTEDINTSNETAKSQIRGEPSGKESSTPEMSPDLRAPENQKPRAFYFGMEREDSDVSSSCHAEEEDESSTIALRLRPVLPRKPPQIPHFSPTAAWRLLDARSQDSGISGDARPSFSSSWTPQQDLGDDSSLEEIRRDFPKSVTRHVPHVFSLSLPRELQPSSFTTLGSNKSGVSNLRKLKRSVSGVLHTLSRRDLEQQEFSRDQDNPNWFLSRSAPNSINDNSADSELHISHTTRLMYLPENSTKTAIAEPATYSLSRSCEDLKMPESLRDSAAINQPWSSVEPIKKTKKFTFQSTVRQIERRKMAEKLSKEAERKEKQRLRELEAMRQVEEEFQKKRAKEKANIRQQLRLYALDEAQWTSLPFEPNNEKYEERQEPEGALSSSASSPSPKQKYPQSQRNGTSSETKRMTQATQELSEYRQVQRDYKDYRSPTKMATEARVLKQTTVHPEVTCNMPNAKESYHETGNYRKEFAFGIKSSKSVESNQSEDSPQMYRSKFSPITRF; from the exons ATGGGCAACATTGGAAGTCACAGCACCCAAATCAGCGGTAACCGCTTAGATCGGTTTTGGACGCCTCATCAGCATACCATAAGAACATGCCCTAAAATTAACTCTCAGGTAAAAGTCCTACCTGACCCTGACGGCCGACCAAGACTCCGACCCACAAATAATGGAGAAATCTTGCAATCCGGAGGTACCTTAAGCGGAAGACCCAAGCTGCCGCTAAAAGAT GTGCCCCCGAGGGCGTACGCATGCGGCCAATCTCTCCTGTTCAGCAAGGTGGACAATAGGAGTCACCACTATAAGTCTAGTCAAGGTAGGCTGAACTCTCAGTTTAAATCCTATAAGTCTGAGCCAGACTTACGCACCCCATCCTCAGTCAACCACCTAGGGAAAGAGAACCGATctaaaaaaaagtacaaagCACCAGCCCCCCCGAATGGGAAACGAGAG GCAAGAGTAACTAGTTTACATGATGACGACGTGGAGGATTTCCCTCAGAGACGGACGCGGCTGTTCAAGACGAGagttgaaacaaaaaaagagtCTAGTCAAATCACTTCAAATAGTGACCAATTCGACAATAAGCCTGATATTATTGAAGAAAAGATATTAGCCAACCAAAACACTGCCATTTACGCCCGGCCTAACAGGCTTTCATTGCCTGCATTCAATTTGATAGAACCCTCAGTAGATTTTAAAGAGGAACTTAAGCAGGCAACGAGCCGTCTTCATGGTCCCGTGAGTCCCGACCATCAAACAAGCTTGACGGAAGATATTAACACATCCAACGAAACGGCCAAGTCTCAGATCCGAGGTGAGCCCTCGGGCAAAGAATCGTCGACCCCGGAAATGTCGCCTGATTTGAGGGCCCCGGAAAATCAGAAACCCCGGGCTTTTTACTTTGGTATGGAAAGGGAAGACTCAGACGTGTCGAGCAGCTGCCATGCTGAAGAAGAGGATGAAAGCTCTACCATTGCTTTACGTCTTCGTCCAGTTCTACCAAGGAAACCGCCTCAAATACCTCATTTCTCGCCTACGGCAGCCTGGCGGCTTCTAGATGCCCGTTCCCAGGATTCTGGTATTTCCGGAGATGCCCGTCCTTCATTTTCCTCCTCTTGGACTCCGCAACAAGACCTAGGGGACGATTCCAGTTTGGAGGAAATTAGGAGGGATTTTCCAAAGTCTGTTACGAGACACGTCCCTCATGTTTTCAGCCTCTCCTTGCCGAGAGAGTTGCAGCCGTCCTCGTTCACTACACTGGGATCGAATAAGTCGGGAGTGAGCAATTTGAGGAAGCTCAAAAGATCTGTCTCCGGGGTGCTCCACACACTGTCGCGAAGAGACCTGGAGCAACAGGAATTTTCCAGGGACCAAGACAATCCCAACTGGTTCTTAAGCAGGTCCGCCCCAAATTCTATTAACGATAACTCCGCGGACTCAGAACTGCACATTTCTCACACAACAAGATTGATGTATCTGCCGGAGAACTCGACAAAGACTGCCATTGCCGAACCTGCAACTTACTCATTATCAAGATCGTGTGAAGATCTGAAAATGCCAGAGTCGCTGCGCGATTCCGCTGCGATTAATCAGCCATGGTCGAGCGTAGAACCCataaagaaaacgaaaaagttCACCTTTCAAAGCACAGTTCGTCAAATCGAAAGGAGAAAAATGGCTGAGAAGTTGTCCAAAGAGGCGGAGAGGAAGGAGAAGCAGAGACTCAGGGAGTTGGAGGCGATGAGGCAAGTGGAGGAGGAGTTTCAAAAGAAACGAGCTAA ggAAAAGGCAAACATACGCCAGCAATTAAGACTATACGCCCTAGACGAGGCTCAGTGGACTAGCCTACCATTCGAACCAAACAACGAGAAGTACGAG GAGAGACAAGAACCTGAGGGGGCACTTTCGTCATCCGCCTCATCCCCTTCACCCAAACAAAAGTATCCTCAATCTCAGAGAAATGGTACTTCCTCGGAGACGAAAAGGATGACGCAAGCCACCCAAGAGTTATCCGAATATAGGCAAGTTCAGAGGGACTATAAGGACTATCGGAGCCCTACGAAGATGGCTACCGAAGCTCGAGTGTTAAAGCAGACCACTGTTCATCCGGAAGTGACTTGTAATATGCCAAATGCTAAAG AGTCGTACCACGAAACTGGGAACTACAGAAAAGAATTTGCTTTCGGCATAAAAAGCTCGAAGTCGGTGGAGAGTAACCAGTCCGAAGACTCACCTCAAATGTACAGAAGTAAATTTTCCCCAATTACAAGGTTctag